AAGAGGTCAGTATTGAATTCCAGGTAGTCCACGATATCGGACAGCCCCTTGCGTTGGGTGAGTACGACCTGAAGATAGTTGTCCGGTAACTGTTGTGAAAAAATCTCACTGTCTGAGGTTGCAGAAACCACGATTCTGGGTGTGCATAGGGTGAGCAAAAGCATGGTGCGAATCAGTCACTTCATACCGGTTAGTCCTTGTTGTCGGCATCTCCAAGTCAACCTGTCCAGTATGCAGCTCGGGCATTTCTGCAGCTGACAGGACGACTGTATCTGTGAGTAACGCTTAGGTTAACAGATTAAAACAAGTCTGGTCATCTGAATCCGGGGTGCTTCAGAGTACAGGATCCAATGGCAGCAGGCCCCATAAGTCGACTTGCAATCTTTTCAGGAAACCAACCTCTTGCTGATCAATGTCAACCGAGGCGTCCCAGCTGTTTTCTGGCTGCATATCCCGGCGAATGGCCTGAGCAACCTGATGTGCAATTTTCGAATCATCAATCACCACACCCACTTCGGTATTGAGATTTGCCGATCTGGGGTCGAAGTTGAAGGTGCCTATGTAGGTGATCTGACGATCAATGACCAAGGATTTTGCGTGTAAGGCGAAGATGGGTGAGGTTTTGCCAAGCTGCTCATGCCGATCGATAAGTTGACGGTGGATCCCTGGATCGGGTTTGAATTCGTAGATGCTGATGCCAAGATCCAGTAGCCTCTGCTTCTGTTTATGATAGCCGGAGTAGGCTTGCAGATTATCGGTTGAGGCAAGGGAGTTGGTGACGATGGCGATCTTCACCCCTTTGGACAAAAGCCCGGAAAAAAATTCAAAACCGCCTTCCGGCATGATCAGATAGGGGCTCTCAATCAGTATCTCTTTCTCAGCCCTGGAAAGCAGTTCGATCAACGATGCAGTACTGTGACCGCCACCACCCAGGTTATTGCGCTGGTTGTTCTTGCCCGGTAGGTCATGGATATAGGCCACATCCGTCCAGTGCAGTTGGGTGAAAATCTGTTCGACCCGCGTCACCATATTGGTGATTGCGATGCGGATCTCGGGTGCGAAATTGAGTGGATTGCCGGCATATTGGTGGAGCCATTCGGTATAGTCTTCGATCTGCTCGGGGGTCAAATTGTGCTTCTCTTCTGCAAGCAGGTTGCTAAGAGAGACTGACAGGGGGCTTTGCCAAAAGTTGTCGAAACTTTGCTGTATCCGGGGTAATACAGAACCGGCAACCATCACATCCCGATCGCGGAAGTTATAGGTATGATCGTAATCATAATACTCATCGGCCATATTGCGTCCGCCGGTGATCGCAATGGTCTGGTCGTAGATTACGACTTTGTCATGCATGCGTTGATTGGAGCTGCGAAAGTCCGTGATCAGATGCCAGAGCTGTGACAGTGTTCCTCTGCCTACTGAGTGTAGCGGGTTATAGATTTTGATCTGGATGTTGGGGTGTGCATCCAGAGAGAGCAGTGTCTCCGGTTCAGCGTCGATCAACAGGTCATCGACTATGACCCTTACCCTGACGCCCCGTTCGGCAGCGGTGAGAAGGGACTCACTGGCAAGCGTGCCGATATTATCCGTACTCCAGATGAAATATTGTACATCGATTGTTTTCTGTGCGGATTCGGTGAGCCAGGCCCGGGTTAGCAGTGACTCCTCACCTTTTTCCAGAATATAGACACCACTCTGTCCCGGATGCTGTTGGCTCAGTTCATTCAAGTGTTCCAGGATACTGGCCTGTAACGACAGTGAGATCAAAAGAACCGGCACGATCTGAGTGCACAGTTTTACGATCCATTTTCCAAGTTTAACTGGTAAGTGCATGTTGTCGATTGTTTGATAAAGGCGCTATTCCCGAATCTCTCTGAAGATTTTCGGTTTCAATGGATTCATGAGGTAATGGGCATTTAGTTGGCTGAGGTATCCATAGAACAGGTTCCATGTATGGTAATGGTAACTGGTATCAGTATAAGGTGTTGCTATCACAGATACATCCATGGTTTTGAGAAGAGCATCACCGATAGAAAAACCAAATCAACCATTTTGTGGTCGGTATCAAGACCGTAGCGCGGATCAGGCCTTTTGGGTTATGTATCCAGGCTGGTCTGAAGAGCAAGTGGCAAATCCGATGTGGGGCAGAGATGGTAATACGTCATGCATAGCCGATCAGGCTGGGTAGCCAGAGGACTATATTCGGAAATGCGATCAGGGTGCCGATGGTGATCACATCAGCGACAAAGAAGGGAGTACAGCCGCGGAATACATCCTGAACCGTGCATTCAGGTCGTACGCCTGCGACCACAAAGCAGTTCAATCCGATCGGTGGGGTGATCAGGCAGAGCTCCGCCATTTTGACCACGATAATGCCAAACCAGATGGAGCAGCCTACGCCGGATACGCCGAATGCGGATTCCGCTGCGGTGACCGCCTCTCCGCCGTTCAGGGCGATCACGGCCGGATAGACCACAGGCAGTGTCAACAGCAGCATGCCGATGGCGTCCATGAACATGCCGAGTACCGCATAAGCGCAGAGAATCAACAACAGGGTCAGTATCGGACTCTGTTCCAGACTGACGATCCAGTCTGAAAAGGCGCTTGGCAGATCGGCAAATCCGAGGAACCTCACATACAGCAACACCCCCCAGATTATGGTGAATATCATTACCGTCAGCTTGGCGGTTTCCATCAGGGAGTTTTTTACTTCCGGCCAGCGAGCCCCCCGGTAGAGTGCCATGCAGAGAATCACGAAGGCGCCCAGTGCACCCGCCTCCGTGGGTGTGCCCACACCGCCGTAGATGCAAATCACGATAATCCCGACGACAAAAAAGATCGGCAGTGCCCCGGGGAGAGACTGAAAACGCTGTTTCCAGCTAAAGCCGGTGATCGGTGGGCCAAAATTTTTGCGGGTCTTGGCCAGCAGAATAACCAGGCCTCCGTAAATCAGTGCCGAAACTGCGCCTGGAAGAAAACCGGCCATCAGTAATGCCCCCACATCCTGCTCCACGATAATCGCGTAGATCACCAGAATTGCCGAGGGTGGAATCAATGAGGCCAGGGTGCCGCCGGCAGCGACCACCCCGGCAGCGAAACGTTTGTCGTAGCCGAGTTTTAACATTTCGGGTACGGCAATGCGGGCGAATACCGCCGATGTGGCCACTGATGCGCCTGAGACGGCGGCAAATCCCGCTGTGGAGAAGACGGTTGCCACCCCCATGCCGCCAGGTAACCAACCAAGCCAGCGTTTTGCCGCTTCGAACAGGGCACGTGTCAAACCGGCATGATAGGCCAGAAAACCGATCAGGATAAAAGTGGGTATCAGAGAGAGCGCCAGGGTGGAGACTTTGGAGTGGGGAATGGTCCCTGCCATTTTGACGGCCACGCCAAACCCTTTCTCAAATCCCAGCTTGGCACTAAAGATCCATAACAGACCGAGAAAACCGGCCAGGGCGGCAGCAAAGGCAACCCGTACGCCGATGACCACAAAAAAAAGCATCGCCCCGGTCACCCACAGACCGATGCTGATGGAATCCATGTTGGCCATGGTTTCGATCAGGCTCATGAGTGATCCCTGTTGCCTTCAAACTCTCCCATCACCGATTCTGCCTCCTTGGCTGCCACGGTGGCTGCGTTCTCGATCAAGGGTACGGCGATGGGTTGCTCGCCACCCTCTTTGAAGGCCCTGGCATAGCCCCAGATCTGCAGTATCAGGCGTACTGCCAAGACGCTTAGTGCCAGGGGCACTACCAGCTTGGCAGGCCAGGTGGGCAGGTTGATATCCAGCGATGAGTCGCCAATATCGTAGGCTCGCCAGAAGTGCAGATAGGAGCCATAGATCAGTACCAGAGTGACCAGCAACATCAGCACCACCGAAACCAGCTCGGCAAACCAGAGCAGCCGTCCATGTAACTGACCAATCAGCATATCCATTCTGATGTGGCCGCCAAGTCGTTTGGTGTAGGCGATGCCAAGAAAGGCGATAAAAGCCATCGCCTGTTCAACCCAGTCCACATAGCCATCTATTGGCATGGAGAAGAGCCATCGGCCCAGTACATTGACGGTGGCAAGTATCACCAATAGAAAGATGGTAATGCCGCCAATCAGATTGAGTAACGATTCCAGTCTGAAAAACAGACGATCAGCCAGGCTCAATCGCGATTCGTCATTCAGAATGGTTGCTGTATTGGACATGGTCCACCTCTAACCTGTCATCGGCGGCAGTACTGTTGCCGATAATCGGACTATTTCTCAAACAGCTCAGTGGTGAAATCGAAGAGCGCCTGTGAATCAAATTTACCGGCATATTTTTTGATCCATTCCGCTCTCACCGATTCTGACAATTTGTTCAGTTCTGTTGTCTGCGCTTGAGTAAAGGTGACCTTGGTGAGTCCTTCGTCCACGACAGCCTTCTGATATTTGCCAGTGGTGTTCTCTTCATAGTTCTTTACATAGAAGGCCAATGCTTCATCCACAGAGCCGAGCAGCGCCTCACGATGAGCCGGTTTCAAACTGTTGAGTGCGTCGGTATTGACGACTACCGGGCAGTTGGCTGAGCCGAGGTTGAGATTGGTGGTATACCATTTGCCCACCTTGTAGGATTTGGTGGCCAGATGGGCATGGGGAGCGAAGGAGGCGGCATCGATTACGCCAGAGTCCATCGATTGACGTACTTCAGAGAAGGGCACGCCGGTTTTGACCGCCCCTAATTTACCTAAAACCCCCATGATGCCTCCTGGGCCGCGTACCCTGAGCCCCTTGAAACCCCCCAGCCCCTGTATCGCATCCCCCTTGCTGACGATATTGTATTGCGGCAGTGGAGTAGGCATCAGCAGTGTGGCATTCCAGCGAGCCAGATCCTTTTTCACGATAGGGTGTTTGAAGACTTCTGTATAGATTTCGGCAACCCTGGTCAGTGAGAGGGTGCGGGAAAAAGGTAGTTCAGTCACTGTAATACTGGGGTTTTTCGCGGTGTGATAGAAAGAGCAGAATTGGGCCATTTCAAACGCGCCAATGGAGATTCCATCCAGATTTTCACGGGATTTTGAGAGGCCGCCGTAGGAGATGTTCAGTTTAAACTCGCCCTTGGTCTTGGCTTCAACCAATTCGGCCAGCTTTTCCACATTCTCAGTAAAGGCCCGACGTTTTCCCCACAGGGAGACGTTCCACTCCGTGGCTGCATAGGTTTCACTGGTGATGAAAACTCCGATCAGTATGGCCGGCAGAAGGCGGCTGGCTGTTTTATTCATTGTGTTTCTCCTCCGGTATCACAAATGTTTACCCGATAGGGTATGAGCATTGTCCTGTTGTGTTTCCTGTTGACAGGCCCTAAGCAAGTTCAAATCAGAAGATTAGCAGGAATGGAGAGGCAAGTTTAGATTAACCTGCTGATGAAGGGGGTTGTTGGCTTGTTTCTGACCGCCACGGTCACCAAATCGAAATTGTGTGGTCTGGATTAGCACATTATGGGTGGCCTGAGAGATTGCCAGGTTTGCAGAGGGCCGAAATCCGTGCAAGGAGAGATGAATTGGTGGAAACAGTTTGTATCAATGCAAGTGAAAAATTAACAAATGGTGTGTGAATAGTGATCAATGAATTGATCTGCCAGGCATTAAGGTATAAATCAGGCATTCTCTCTGGTTGGTTGAACAGAGAATAGGCCGGAATAAAGCGACTTATTTCACGTGGATTGTAATGAGTTGCTAATTGTCTCATTCAGTGGAAGAGGAGAAGCAAATGAAAAAACTGGAAGTGTTATCAAAGTCTGTTCTGCTTTCTATCTTTATCCTCACCTCCCTTGCTGTGTCTGCGGCCCCTGTAGAGTATGTTGGCCAGGGTGAGGTTGTTGGTTTTGATGGGGAAAAGCGTTGTATTCGGGTCAGTATGCATGTGGAAGATAGGATGGTTGAGTCGATTGGTGTGCCGCCGGATTATGCAACCTGGTTTGATGCGGTAGGTTATTTTCCGATCTATACCTATCTTGTGGAAGTCGAAGGGCTGGGGGTCTATGCCGGAGCAAACGGTCGTCTGAATATCTGGTTAAATCAGACGCCTGGCGATCGACAGTTCTATACGGAGGAGTTGGAGATACTGGAGGATCATGGATTGATGCAGTTTAACGATGGTACGGGTGGAGATTATGACTGGGCATCCTGGTTGGATACGGTCCCCAGCTATGAAATCGCGCCAGAGTTGGTTATCCGGCGATTGAACATCACCCCGGGTTATGGATTCGATCTGGGTAATGATATCCATCTGTTTCCAATGCCGAAAAAGTGTTATTGCAAGAAGGCTCGAGGCTCCAAGTACGACAACATCCGGAATAAATCAGGTAAACGCCGTTGTGGGTGTAATTCAGCACGCCTGGAGTATTCCGGTTCCGGGCACCGTTTGTGAGCGGAAATCGTACTGGGCTGTATCGTGCAGAGCTGTAACCATGGCCTGGACAACGTTTGTCCTGAGGTGAAAAATTTCAGGGTCGTTTATGTTGTTCCTGTGTAACTGGTTGCCGTCAGAGGCAGGATAGGGCCGCTTTGAACCTTATCCTGCCAATGGGCCTATTCCCAGGGGTAACTGTCGAATATGGCAATTGGAAAGGGGCCGAACACATCAGTACCGATTTTGTATTTGATGAAGTAGTCGCCTGGCGGAATTATGCCTGAAGGGGGGCTGTACGCCTCCAGCATGTCACCAGTCCCTGAGCTGGTTTTTGCCGGTGTGTACTGATCAAAAGAAGAGGGTTCATCGTTGTGCGCTGGCCAGAGTTTTGACGATACAGGTTGACTGGGCCAGGCATTACTGATCATTACTACAAACACCTCGCCGTTCTTCCGCACCACTCTGTCAGAAATGGATATGGAGGGTCGCTGTTGGTTGCCCCAATATTCCGGATAACTGGCGACATGGGCATAATCTCTTATATTGAGCCACATAGGGTACTCAAAACCATCCAGCCATTCGGGGTCGATCAGATAACCATCACCAACCGCGTCAGGTTTCACCGCGCTCTCCCAGGTAATGGATAGATCGGTAAAGTTGCCAAGGTTCCTTATGTTGTCCAGCTGGGGGATGCGTGATGCAAGGGTTGCGTCTGATTTGAGGATTTTCCACATATCACTGAGGAAGAAAAAGTGTCCGAGTGAGGAGAGGTGCAGACGATCATGGGATAACAGACCAAGTCGGGCGGGCCTGAAATAATCGGTGTGCACAACCACATCGGCAAGGTTCTGGCACTCTGCGTCCAATGCTCGCCAATCCCTTAAACGGTCCTGCATCATTGGCTCAATGATCTTCTCCAATTCAGTGGCTTCAGAGGTATACAATCCAGTTTCACCCGGCATGGTGCTTGTGGAGTGCAGATGGGGAATACAGTACTTCTTTTTCATTTCGGATTCGGATTTGGCGCCATGTTGAACTTCATCATAGGGTATCTGCCTGGAGTAGATGATGACTGCATCCGGGCTGCCTGCGCGTAGGGCCGCATAGAGGGCTTGTGCATCACCGATAAGTTGTGAACCCGATCTGTTGTCAATATTCAGTATCGCGTCGGTAATTCCCAGCTCAACCACGATGATGTCTGGGTTCATGGAGTTGGTTATTTCCACATAACTCTTGCCGGTTTCCGGATCAGTGCTGTTCAATGCTGTGAAATGGCTGAGTGCTCCGGACCCGGTGTGGCGTATATCCACATCAACACCCTCAGCATCAAACGCACGTTGCGCCAGGGCTGACCAGGTGTCGAACCAGGGGAAGACAATCTCAGATGCACCCAATACTCCAATCTTGCCCGCATCTCCTTTGCATAGTGTGATGGTGTCACCTGTATTGAAGGCGTAGGCCGTGGGTGCACGCTCAATGTCCCAGCTGACGTCAGTGATCCCGGTGACTTTGACAAGTTCATCAATACCGTCTTCGAGTCGCAGGATTCTTGCCCAGAACCAGTCACCTGCATCCAGGAGCGGAAAGCCGGACGATGAGGCGACCGTCACTGATTGGTCGTTCTCAGTGATATTTGAAGTCAGTACAGTGTGTATAACGCCAGAACAGTTTTTTTCTGCCATCTATGGCCTCCATTTTCAGACTGTTGCCGATTCCTCTAGCTTAGCGTTCAGGTTGAATGTCCCTGATTGTCACTATCCAGATGTTTGATACTCCTTGATCATGGTGCTCACATTGATAGAGATAGAGAGAAAGCAGAGGTTGCCTGCGTTTAATGCACCTGAGAGTGAAATATAATTACCGGAACTGGTTAGTCGTTACTACAGCATAGCTGTATAAGTCGGCCTACAGGGTTTAATTTTGTGAAATCAGTCTGTTTTTACCGTCAAGCGGTGGTCAGTTTCTGTTTGTTCTGCAACAGATGCTTCATCTCTACCGCGGGTATGGGTTTACTGAATAGGTATCCCTGGGCCATTTCACAGCCCTGTTGTTTTAAATAGTTAAGTTGTTCTTCTGTCTCGACCCCTTCTGCCACAACGGTGATTCCCAGTCCATGTGCCATTGCGATGGTGGCATTTACGAGCTCCCTGTCTGCTGGATCGATGGTGATGTCATTAATAAAACTTCTATCGATCTTCAGGTTACCGAATGGGTATCTGCGCAGATAGCTCAGGGAAGAGTAGCCGGTACCGAAATCATCCATGGTAATGGTTACACCCAGATTGTTTAGCTCAGATAGAGCGTCATCGATATAGGTGTGGCCACTCAGCAAAACACCTTCTGTGATCTCCAGCACAACTGAACTGCTGGGTATACTGCATTGAGCTAAGGCCGCTTTAATCTGTTTTATGAGGTTGGGATCCCTGAACTGACGTGGCGAGATATTGATGGCAACTCTAAAAGGTTTACTGAATTGATTCTGCCACTGTGCTGTCGTACACAGAGCCTGTTCAATCACGAATTGGCCTAACGGTATGATCTGACCGGTCTGTTCAGTGATTGGAATGAACTCATCGGGTCTGACTTCACCCAGTATCGGATTATGCCATCGCAGCAGGGATTCTGTGCCGATGATTTCACGTTTGGCAATATCGAGTATTGGTTGATAATAGAGTTGAAACTCATTTCTCTCGAGTGCGCCATGAAGCTGCTCTTCAACCTGCAACCGTCTTGAAATTCCTTTATTCATCTCGTGAGTGAAGAAGTTAAATGTGTTTCGTCCCTGTTCTTTTGATTGATACATGGCGGTATCAGCGTTACGTAGAAGTTCTGCCGGATTGTCCCCATCGCTGGGATAGA
This portion of the Candidatus Thiodiazotropha endoloripes genome encodes:
- a CDS encoding TRAP transporter large permease is translated as MSLIETMANMDSISIGLWVTGAMLFFVVIGVRVAFAAALAGFLGLLWIFSAKLGFEKGFGVAVKMAGTIPHSKVSTLALSLIPTFILIGFLAYHAGLTRALFEAAKRWLGWLPGGMGVATVFSTAGFAAVSGASVATSAVFARIAVPEMLKLGYDKRFAAGVVAAGGTLASLIPPSAILVIYAIIVEQDVGALLMAGFLPGAVSALIYGGLVILLAKTRKNFGPPITGFSWKQRFQSLPGALPIFFVVGIIVICIYGGVGTPTEAGALGAFVILCMALYRGARWPEVKNSLMETAKLTVMIFTIIWGVLLYVRFLGFADLPSAFSDWIVSLEQSPILTLLLILCAYAVLGMFMDAIGMLLLTLPVVYPAVIALNGGEAVTAAESAFGVSGVGCSIWFGIIVVKMAELCLITPPIGLNCFVVAGVRPECTVQDVFRGCTPFFVADVITIGTLIAFPNIVLWLPSLIGYA
- a CDS encoding SGNH/GDSL hydrolase family protein, yielding MAEKNCSGVIHTVLTSNITENDQSVTVASSSGFPLLDAGDWFWARILRLEDGIDELVKVTGITDVSWDIERAPTAYAFNTGDTITLCKGDAGKIGVLGASEIVFPWFDTWSALAQRAFDAEGVDVDIRHTGSGALSHFTALNSTDPETGKSYVEITNSMNPDIIVVELGITDAILNIDNRSGSQLIGDAQALYAALRAGSPDAVIIYSRQIPYDEVQHGAKSESEMKKKYCIPHLHSTSTMPGETGLYTSEATELEKIIEPMMQDRLRDWRALDAECQNLADVVVHTDYFRPARLGLLSHDRLHLSSLGHFFFLSDMWKILKSDATLASRIPQLDNIRNLGNFTDLSITWESAVKPDAVGDGYLIDPEWLDGFEYPMWLNIRDYAHVASYPEYWGNQQRPSISISDRVVRKNGEVFVVMISNAWPSQPVSSKLWPAHNDEPSSFDQYTPAKTSSGTGDMLEAYSPPSGIIPPGDYFIKYKIGTDVFGPFPIAIFDSYPWE
- a CDS encoding phospholipase D family protein, producing the protein MPVLLISLSLQASILEHLNELSQQHPGQSGVYILEKGEESLLTRAWLTESAQKTIDVQYFIWSTDNIGTLASESLLTAAERGVRVRVIVDDLLIDAEPETLLSLDAHPNIQIKIYNPLHSVGRGTLSQLWHLITDFRSSNQRMHDKVVIYDQTIAITGGRNMADEYYDYDHTYNFRDRDVMVAGSVLPRIQQSFDNFWQSPLSVSLSNLLAEEKHNLTPEQIEDYTEWLHQYAGNPLNFAPEIRIAITNMVTRVEQIFTQLHWTDVAYIHDLPGKNNQRNNLGGGGHSTASLIELLSRAEKEILIESPYLIMPEGGFEFFSGLLSKGVKIAIVTNSLASTDNLQAYSGYHKQKQRLLDLGISIYEFKPDPGIHRQLIDRHEQLGKTSPIFALHAKSLVIDRQITYIGTFNFDPRSANLNTEVGVVIDDSKIAHQVAQAIRRDMQPENSWDASVDIDQQEVGFLKRLQVDLWGLLPLDPVL
- the dctP gene encoding TRAP transporter substrate-binding protein DctP, translated to MNKTASRLLPAILIGVFITSETYAATEWNVSLWGKRRAFTENVEKLAELVEAKTKGEFKLNISYGGLSKSRENLDGISIGAFEMAQFCSFYHTAKNPSITVTELPFSRTLSLTRVAEIYTEVFKHPIVKKDLARWNATLLMPTPLPQYNIVSKGDAIQGLGGFKGLRVRGPGGIMGVLGKLGAVKTGVPFSEVRQSMDSGVIDAASFAPHAHLATKSYKVGKWYTTNLNLGSANCPVVVNTDALNSLKPAHREALLGSVDEALAFYVKNYEENTTGKYQKAVVDEGLTKVTFTQAQTTELNKLSESVRAEWIKKYAGKFDSQALFDFTTELFEK
- a CDS encoding TRAP transporter small permease subunit, producing the protein MSNTATILNDESRLSLADRLFFRLESLLNLIGGITIFLLVILATVNVLGRWLFSMPIDGYVDWVEQAMAFIAFLGIAYTKRLGGHIRMDMLIGQLHGRLLWFAELVSVVLMLLVTLVLIYGSYLHFWRAYDIGDSSLDINLPTWPAKLVVPLALSVLAVRLILQIWGYARAFKEGGEQPIAVPLIENAATVAAKEAESVMGEFEGNRDHS